The following are from one region of the Polaribacter marinaquae genome:
- a CDS encoding HAD-IA family hydrolase has protein sequence MIKNIIFDFGDIFINLDKEGTYKAMAKLGVTEISNEMVEIYHQYEKGFISSDEFIDFYKQKFPAIDSKDLVDAWNAVLLDFPERRLKFLKELSNSKKYNLFLLSNTNDLHISWIQENWGMDLYSEFKNCFSKFYLSHEINFRKPDLDIYQFVLTENNLVAKETLFVDDLKVNTDAAKTLGINVWNLIPGEEDVVELFTKKHI, from the coding sequence TTCGACTTTGGTGACATTTTTATCAACCTTGATAAAGAAGGAACCTATAAAGCGATGGCAAAACTTGGTGTCACAGAAATTTCTAACGAAATGGTAGAAATTTATCATCAATATGAAAAAGGTTTCATTTCTTCGGATGAATTTATAGACTTTTACAAGCAGAAGTTTCCTGCTATTGATAGCAAAGATTTGGTGGATGCGTGGAATGCAGTTTTATTAGATTTTCCTGAAAGAAGACTAAAGTTTTTAAAAGAATTGAGCAATTCTAAAAAATACAACCTTTTCTTGTTAAGTAATACCAATGACTTGCATATTTCTTGGATTCAAGAAAACTGGGGAATGGATTTGTACTCAGAATTTAAAAATTGCTTTTCTAAATTTTATTTATCTCATGAAATTAATTTTAGAAAACCAGATTTAGATATTTATCAATTTGTGCTTACAGAAAACAATTTGGTCGCTAAAGAAACGCTATTTGTAGATGATTTAAAAGTAAATACAGATGCCGCTAAAACTTTAGGTATTAATGTTTGGAATTTAATTCCGGGAGAAGAAGATGTAGTAGAATTGTTCACTAAAAAACATATTTAA